The genomic region AGTTGTTGGCCAAGGATCGATTTAGCCGCCTGCGCGTTCCTTTCTCTCGCGTCAAAAGGACACCGTTAAGTGGCCCTATCTTCTTTTTAGTTCCATAACCTACCTTACGCAGCTTTGACATGTAGCGGCTATTTAGTAATGCGACAGGTGGGCCGGTTAGACATGCGACAGTCTCGCCTTTCGATGCACTGGTCAACATCAATGTTGGGAGCAAGGATGACGACGTCCAGCCTGGTGGAGACCAGGAGCGAACGGAGTCGTCATGTCCTGTTTGATCACCATGTCGCAGAAAGAATTGCATCGCCTCGAAGTCATCCAGAAGATCCGGGATCATCGCTTGAGTGTAGTTCAGGCGGCCGAACTGCTTGCTCTCTGTCGCAGCCAGGTCCACAGGCTGCTACAGGCTTATGACAGTGCCGGTTCGGCCGGCCTCTTGTCGAAGAAGCGATCACGATGTCCGCATACCTGAAATGAGGCCGTCGCCGTCCTCCTCTCCATTGCTCTTGGCGGCGAAATGATCGTTGACCATGACGGAGACGTGCATCATCGCCAACACGGGATGGCGTCTGGCATTGCCCTCGGCGATGGGGGTGACGTACTTGGCCGCGATGTCGAACAGGACTGTTGCCATTGTCCGCATCGATCACGGCGTCCAGGAAGCCGTCGACATCGATGGCGCGCGTCTGAATGTTGCACAGGGGCCGCCAGGAGGGTCTTGGACGCTATTTGCAGTCAGTTCCTTCGCGCCGCTGCCGATTTCAAAATAATCAAAAAATCGCAGATCATGTTGTTGATAATCAAATTTCCACACTAATAATGGATTTTCCACTTTTCTATGTTTATAGCCATAATCAATTCTCCACAAAAACCGCACAAAATAACCGAAAATAAATGAACGTAATCCACTCTCCGCATTGACACGTGATAGTAATCGTATTTCCATATCTTTAATTGATTTCCCACACGGAGCCAATCATGACGTTCAGACCATTCCCCCGCATATTTCAGGAACGTTTGGTGCCGGCACGCGCCACCCTTGTCGGCTGGAGCGCTCTGATAACCGAATTTTCGGTAAAGGCTCCCTTGAAAACACCAACAGCCATTTCAGACGTCACCCTCAGGGATACCAAACGAGAGATGGACGGCTGGAAAATCTACGATGCCCGCTATGCGCCCGCCAATACCCTCGCTGGTCACCTGACGTTCGCCCTACGTTACGAAGGCGTCGACTTGCTGATACTCAAGCGTCTCCTTACCGCGGCACCAAAACGTGAAATCGAGGAATTGGTGCTCAGCGAACCGACGGGGGCGATGGCCCGCCGCGTCTGGTTTTTCTATGAATGGCTGACAGATGAAAAACTAAATGTTCCAGATGCCGGTCGCGGCAACTACGTCGATGCCATCGATCCGGCCGCGTATTTTACATCTCTGCCGGCCAATTCGACCCGCCACCGCGTGAGGAACAACTTGTTAGGCAACCGCGAGTTCTGCCCGATGGTAAGACGGACGCCTACACTTGACAATGCTGTCGGCAGCCATTGGGACGTGCAGACAAAAGACCTGATCGGCGGAGTCAGCACAGGCGTTGTCGCGCGCGCGGCCAGCTTCATGTTACTTGCTGACACACAGGCCTCCTATCAAATCGAAGGTGAACGCCCGCCCCGAAATCGGCTTGAACGATGGATGAGAGCCGTTTCCCAAGCTGGCAAATACCCACTTTCCGTAGATGAACTAGAGCGCCTGCAAACCATCGTTATCGAAGAAGACCGCTTTATAAAACAAGGCCTGCGTGACGAAGATGGATTTATTGGTGTACGAGACCGAGAAAACAATCCACTTCCAGAATTCGTGCCAGCCCGACATGAAGACGTTAAAGCTCTTATTGAAGGCATAATCGATGCTGGGCAGAGAATGGCGGAAAGCGGAGTAGACGCCGTTGTGCAAGCGACTATTGTGGCGTTCGGCTTCGTCGCAGTGCATCCGTTCGTTGATGGGAACGGACGACTACACCGCTATCTGATACACCATGTACTTGCCGAACGCGGCTTCACGCCCGCAGGATTGATATTCCCAGTCTCAACTGTTCTGCTCGATCGCGAAGCCGACTACGCAGCGCACCTACGCAACTTCACCGGACCCCTTCTACCGTATATCGAGTGGGTGCCGACTGCGCAGCAGAACGTTTCCGTCCTGAACGACACCGCCGATCTTTATCGCTACGGCGATTATACATCCCTGTCGGAATTCTTATACGCGTGCGTCATCAGGACAATCGAAGAAGACCTTCCCAAAGAAATTGCATATTTGGCTTCCTACGACGAGGCGAAACAAAGAATACAGGACCTGCTGGAAATGCCAGATTCGATGATTGGCTCGCTTATTACGTTCGTCAGCCAGAACAACGGTCAACTCTCCAAAAAGCGAAGAAATAGGGAATTCGTGAAGCTGACGGACAAAGAAGTGGCCAACATCGAGCAGATCATTGCCGATGCGTTCGAGCCGGAAGATCACGAGAGCACACAAAATCACTGAGGACCCGCTGGCCGGTGATCGTACTCAGGACTCGTACACCACACCGCCGTCCAACATGTTCACGGGTAGAGTCGAAGGAAATTCGCAAATATAGTCGGCGCGCCAGAGGCCTCTCGGAAAACCTCCCTGATATCAGCCTCTGCCCTCCTTCTCGGCAGAACCCCTCGTCTTCGCCATACACCCGCAAAGAAAGATTCCTGCGCATAGCTCGGCCCGCTGCCGTACCTCTTCTAACGAGGGAGGCTTTTTCTGATTGAGCATCACACCGCGTTGAGGCTCGAACACCATCACTTCACGGAGCGCCGCCCGCCAGGGAGATGTCGGCGATAGCGATTTCTCCCGTCCGGCAGCGAGATTGCAGCCACCCCTCGACGACCTTGGAAGTACCCAGAATCGCCCGTTTGTAGAAAGCGTCTGCGACCTCCGGAAAGCGGTCGGCCTCCGTAACAACGAGCTTGTAAATGGCGATCGTATCGAGATCGAGAGTTAGCCGGCCCAGTACCTCCAGCAAATGGACGAGCTCATCGCGCCAACCAAGGGCGATAGCGCGCCCGCGAAGCGCATATTGCCGCATGGCGCTCTCGGTATTGTCGATGACTTGCCGCATCGAAGATTGGCGGACGTAGAGGTATGCGCTGCGTTCACGGTGATGGGGCTGGACTTTGAGGTGTACATTCATGGTGCTCTCCGTTGATGGATGCTCATGGCGATGGTCGCCAGGACATGAACGACGGCGCTGAGTTCGCCGTGCGCCGGTCGGGTGGCCGATGATAGGTAAAACTGCCTCTGGTCTGGGCTTGCCGCTGTAGTCAGTGTGCGGGCCCATCCCCACATGCCGCGGCGCAGAAAAAGCATGAGCCCGCTACGAGCCTTGAGCGGCAGAGCTTCACCGAGAGCTGCGCCGCGCAGTACCTCGTACTGGTCCGCGATGTCGGGCAATGAACACGCCGGTCCCACGGTAACGTCTAGCGGATCGTTTTTTTTAACACCCGCTCGATCGTCCGGGGATGTAGTGCGATATCGAATTCGGTGCGAACCAGCTTGGCGAGATCGCGGGCATGAACGGGTTCGCCCGGGACCAGTTTCGCCTGCAGAAATGCCAGGACTTCGTCGTCGACCTTGTGGGGTCCACGGGGTCCCGGCTTTGCCGGCACCAGTCCGGCGATCCCCGTCGCGTCGAAGTTTGACTTGGCCTGATAGTAAGTCGGTCTGGAAACCCCATACTCGTCGGAAGCGTCTGTTACCGAGACGTTGTCGACGGAGACGCGTCGCAGCATCTCGTATTTGACCTGGACCGCGTCGTGCGGATCGAAAAACTCGCTGCCGCGAAACTTTGGATCGCGCACCTTCTCGGAATTTGGATTGAAGGTGCCCTCGTCGATGAGCTCATCCATCTTTGATCGCTTGCCGCCGTACTTCGCGAGCATTGCAGGCTCCGGATATGAGATCGAGTATGAATGTAATTGTATTTATACCGCATATCTCGATTATATCAAGGATTGGATCACACTTGTAACGCGGATTTAGGCCGATAAAACAGCTATAATTGCTCATTTTAGATCCCCAAGCGGCATAATCCCCTTTACATGTGCGGCATAATTATCCTTACACTCCGCGCGCGGCCGCGTTGCCAGCCTGCCGCAAAGGTGTTCCACCATGGTCGCTAGATCCATCAAGTTCGAAACGAGCAAGAGCGCACGCCCGTTGCTCACGACAACTTCTGGATCGATGCTCACAAGATCAGTCCATTGAGGGGGACGCGGCCATATGGCGCCATCGTCGGTCTGCAGCAGCAGCCGGTCGCCTTGCAAGTTACTTCGCTTGCCAACGCAGCGCAGCTGCCGTCCGAAAAGAGGATGAAACTGATGCGTAACCAGCACTAGCTGCTGATCTGCGCTGGTCGTGGCTGCATTCTGGGATAAGGTACAAGAGGCTGGAAGAGCAACCTTTACCTGGCGCGGCATCAAGGATGGCCTGATGACGATGACCCACGCCCAGTTCGAAGCCTTGTTTGATGGCCTCGATTGGCGGCGGGTTCATGCGGTCAAGGCGAGGACGCCCGAGACAATCGAATAGCTGCGACACGATGACTCAGGGCCGCAAATTCAAACGGCAATTCAGGTCGATAGATCTCCATCAAGGGAACCACTATTACGCCGAAAGGTGATAAAATATGTCTAAACTACCTCATCAATTAAAGTCCTTATGCGCGGTATTAGGTCTATTGATACTAACGATATCGACCGAGGCAAATGGGCAAAATTTAACGACCTCCGAGAATTTTGATGCGGCTAAAGCGCTCTGTGAACGTCAGACCTTTGCTCTGGAAGACATAAATGAAGTGAAGCCTTGGCTGGTTTATTTCAGCGGGCTTAGAAATGGAAGATCGTCGAGCCCACCGGATTCCTGCCCCAGTTCGACTATGCGCGCCATCGTAGGCATCGTTGGAAGTGGTAGCGTCGAGAAGGCGGAGGACGCTCGTGCAGCTTTCTTGAGTCTATATGTGTCACGAGGCACAGAGATGGAGCTCGCCGACAGACGCCGCGACAGTGATGGGTCATTTCGGTACCGCAATGACATCGTGCTTGCTGGCTTTGTTTGGTTATTGTGCCCCGGACACAGCGATCAGCGGCTGTCATGTGTGAAGGAAGTCATCCACAACTTTCCGGCTGAGTTCGTTAGCACCAGTCCCGTGTTCTGTGATTTCGCGGGACCGAAGCAGGGCAAGGTCGAGTGGCCCCCGCAACGCGCGCTGTATCCGTTAGTTTGCGCAGACAATGGACAAGAGAAATCAGAGAATTCGGACGCTTGGTTGAGGCAAGCCGGGATTACCCTCGGAGATTAAGGAGTGCAGCTCACGCCGTCGACGGAGAGACTTAACGTTTCGGGACAGCCAGCAATCGACCTGCCTGCCGATCTCGGAGAGGGGCCGGTGTCTCTACTCGGAAAGAAATTGCTTTCATTATGCGATGCGGAACAAATGGTTAGATGAATGCGTGTCACCCTGCATGTGGGATACTCCCCCGAAAGGAGGGGGAAGGCGCGGGCCAAGCCGGCCCCGACACTGAACGCCCGGCCGATTCCGAGCAAGCGTCGTGGGACGCTGCAGGGCAATCGGCCGGGCGGGTGATCAAAGGTCAGCGAAAGCCGCCGCTCGCGGTCAGTCGTTCGCCCGTCAGCCAGCGCGCGTCGTTCGAAGCGAGGAAGACCGCGACATCGGCGATATCGTCCGGCTGGCCGGTGCGGCCGAGCGGGGTCTGGGCGACGGCGGTAACCTCGAAATCGGATCCGACGAAGCCGGCCGTATGCGTGCCCTCGGTTTCGACGATGCCGGGCAGGATGGCGTTGACCCGGATCTTGCGCGGACCCAGCTCGTTGGCAAGGACGCTGGTGATGACATCGACGGCGCCCTTGGTGCCCGAATAGACGGCGGAGGTCGGCGGAGCAAGGCTCGTCACCGCAGACGAGATGTTGATGATGCTGCCGCCTTCGCCGATGTGCTTGACCGCTGCCTGCGTCGTCAGCAGGACGCCGAGAACGTTCACGTCGAACATGCGACGATAATGCGCCTCGGTGATGTCCTCGATCGCGCCGAACTCATAGACGCCCGAGTTATTGACCAGCACGTCGAGACGACCGAACGCCTCGATGGCGGCGTCGACGAGCCCCTTTGCCTGATCGGCTTTCGTCACGTCACCCTGTACCGCAATGGCCTTGCCGCCGGCAGCAGCGATGGCATTAACAACGGCGTCAGCGCCCTCCCGGCTCGAGGCGTAGTTGACGACGACCTGTGCGCCCTCGGCAGCGAATGCCTTGGCAATTGCCGCACCGATCCCCTTGGACGCACCGGTCACCAGAGCCACTTTTCCCGTAAGTTTAGACATGATCGTTCCTTTCGACACGGACGCCATCGCTCTCTCCGGCCTGTTCCGTAGTTCCGAATTTCGGAACTGTTGATCTGCTTTTCAAGTGCCCCTATATAAAGTTTATGAGACCGCTCGTGCACCCCGCTATAGACGACATCCGGCCTGAGGCCATCCTGTACGCGCTTTCCGATCCGGAACGGGCCGCGATCTTTGCGCAGATCGCCGGCGTCGGCTCCAGCGGAACGTGTACGGCGCTCGCCTGCCTTGGTGAGCGCGTCATTCCGAAGTCGTCGCTCTCCCAGCATTTCAAAGTCCTGCGCGAGGCCGGCCTGATCCGCTCCGAGCGCCGTGGCATCGAAATGAGCAATCATTCGCGCTGTCAGGAAGTGGACGGCCGTTTCCCGGGGCTCATCCTGGCCATTCTGCGCGCTTACGGCCAGCAGCCTGCCTTAGCTGCCGGCCCGGACACCTGATGTGTCGTCCCTGCCGGCAGCGGACCGAAATTCGAGCCGCGTTGCGGCGACGGTAAGAGACATGCCGCGATAGATGGCTGGCGAAGTGCGTCGGCCCATGGTTCGACCAAACCGGTCACGACAAGCCCATGGGATCTTTTAAAGTCCGCTACCGGCCCGAAGCGGCCATAGATACTGGGCTCGCTATTTATGGTAAAAAGCCTATCGTTGAGGTCATGGACCGTTTTTGGGGGTGCCTTGAAGAAAATCACATTGCGATACAAACCAGACGACGATCATCATGGTGAATTAACCGCCGTCGTGCAAAGCGGAGACTTTGCCGGAAAAAGCGCTGCATGGTTTAGCCTTGCCGAACTTCGTAAATTCGAGATGTCCCTTGGGGCATATCCAATAGGCCAAGGCAACGCCCGACCGTTATTGATGGGTGGCTTCTTCGAGGATGACTCGATTGATCAGGCACATCTCAGCCTCCAAATCGTTCCGATTGGCCCGAGAGGATTGCTGAGTGTGAAGGTCCTCTTGGCTACACCAGTGCGGGAAACCATGCCGACTGAACAAGAGCGGAATACTGTTAGCGCAGATTTTTCTGTAACTTACGGGGACGTTTCGCGTTTTCAGTCGTCGCTTCAAACCCACCTCAGTGGAGAACGTGACGACGCCGTTTTAGAGCAGTCGTCTACTTAGGATGATAGAAGCTTTCGGCGGCGCGGTGATGCCTCGTCGGACAAATTACTTGCTGACGTCCAAGCATCTGTCATCTCCAACTGAAAAGAGTAATGTCGTGCCAACATTCGCTGCTGTACTTTTAGGAGTTGGATGTGGGATTGTTCTGCTGGCAATAGCTTTTCGGGTTAGTTTCCGTAGGAAGGCTACAAAGAAAGGAGGATTTCGATCAGCGCAGAACCACGACGTGTTCGAGAGAGACCCAAGCTTCTAAAGCTCGTTGGATAAAGACAAAATGGGGTCGTAGAGGCGGCTCTGATCACGTTCATTATCGGTCCCCATCCTTCCGGTGACTAAGCCAGTGAGCGCCTGAAAAGAAATGGCCATGAGCGACCTAAACGATGGCTGTGCGATGCCCGAAGGGGGTATCATCGTCGAAATCGACAGTTCCGATCAGATCGCTTTCCCCTGAAAGCTTTTCTTTCTCATCCTTGTCAGCGACTCCAAGCCCTTCACGTTCGGTATCGCTTCCACCATGGGAATGATGATCGGGAGAAACCTCCATTTCATCATCGGCCACACCTGAGTATCGGGCCATATCTGCCTGAAGTTCCGCGTTCGCCTGCTTCAGTGCGACTTGATCTGAATCGATGATCGACTGACGTGTGGCGACCCACTTGTTGTCAGGTTCCGATGTTATCGAAAGACTGCGGCCAACCTGGGTGGGCGACGTTGCTGATGAACCGGTAATCGGTCTGATGGCATCGACCATGGTCGGTTCACTCCGTTGCGTTGCCGAGCAGCGCTCAGTCCGGCCCTATACGTATATCTGCGCCCCACGTCCTGCAAGCAAGACCGGACAGTTGGTCGAACCGAAGTCAGCACTTCGCCATTATGGCCGTTAGAAGATTGAGACCATGCAAAGCGACTGTCAATCTCCTTGCCTTATGAACTTACCGAGGCTTGCCGCTCAAGGCCGAGCCGGTTAGAGGAACGACAGCGGGTCGGTCCACCTTCACTTATCTACCGAGATACCGGAACTTTGGACGCTGAGACCTGTTTCTCTTTAAAAGGAGACCGACATGTCGACCAATGATCAGAACGCCTCCCCCGAGCAAAAGCGGCCCAACGATGTTTCTCCGAGAGCGAATGACGAGAAGTTTGCGGATGAAGAGTCTATGGCTCCGCCGACTGTGCAGCCAGCGGGCTCCAAAGACGAGAGCGAGCGCCCAATCGTAAATCCAGTAACGGGCGGTGCGCTTTAGCACCCCTAATTAGAACACAATGACTAACTAATTGAAGAATGTCGGCTCGCTAGGAGCGCTGAAATGATTTCGGCGTTCGTGAAGCCGCTGTCGCTTTCAACTTCTGACCACGGATGTACTGGCAGGACGAGTAGACGATGATGAGGAAGGTCGGTGCAATTTTGCCCCGGCCTTTTTTGTTTCCGAGAACGCATTGGGCGAGGTTGGTGACCGACCATCAACCGAACATTTCGTCTCCAGTTGCCAGCCTGACGAAGCGACGTCTAAATCATGTCCCAGCGAAGCGGCCGTGGCCGCTAGACCTTAAACCCACTCCTTCGCTGGCCGCGTTTCCGGAGCCATAGGCCCCGGGATCATTCGCGGTCAAGTCTCGACCAACTCCACTTGGTCTTTGATCAGGGCGCAATTTCTCCAATGCGTCCAGAGACCAGCAAGGCAGTGAGGACAGACGAGGTATGGAGCGCTTGCTCTAGAAAGCCGTGGTGGAGTTTTTTGATCAATTCTCCAACCGGCATGCGGTGAACTGTTAGACCGTCTTCACCAGCGTCGAGCAGTTGTGTTCCGACGGGTTCCACTTCAGTCGCGAGGAACGTGTGTAGGCGGTTGGTGTGAGAGGCTGGATTGGGGAAAAAGGTTGCTATGAGTTCAATCTTTCCTGCCCGATAGCCTGTTTCTTCCTCAAGTTCTCGACCGGCGGCGGCGCATGGGTCAGGGTCATTGGCGTCAATACCACCACCCGGAATTTCCCAAAACACCCTACCCGCCGCATGTCTATATTGCTTCGTCAGCAGTACGTGCTCATCGCTCGTTATGGCCACGACGTTTATCCAGTCTGAATAGGTCAACACGTAGTATGGGCTGATTTCCTGCCCGCTCGGCGTGCGACATTGATCGGCGCGAAGGTCAATCCATCGATCTTTCACCAACGTTTTTGACGCAAGAGTTGTCCAGACGTCTTCCATACGAGTTACCCCTGCGATGCCTCCCGCTACACGAAGTAAATTTGGCGCTCGGGCAATTGTGGAGACCGGCTACTACGTGACCGCTATCGGCCCAAAGCGGCCATTGCACGGCTTGGAAGCACAGCCCTCGAAAACGAAAGTAACTCAACGGGGCTGCGCCATCAGGCTGCGGCGACATCGAATTTTTCCAGCAACCACCTTCGGAAGACCTTAATCTTTGAAATGTTCCGTCGCCCCTCGGGATACGCGAGCCAATAGTCGGTGCGTCGATGCAGGTCAACGCAAAGGGCTGGTAAAGTCGTCCCGCCGCGACGTCATCTTCGAAATGAGCAGGATTGAGCATAGCCACGCCTTCCCCGGTCATGGCGAGACCTGCTTCCAGAACCTGGGTTCCAAACTCGTTCTTGGGATAGCGTTCGAGCCCGGGATCGTGGACGCCAGCGGCTTCAAACCACTGTTTCCACCAAACATCTCCGGCGCTGATGATCGGCAGCTTCAGAAGATCGATTGGTGCATGAATTCCGCCGACGCGAGCGGCCGCGTCGCGGCTAAGCATCGGGGTGAACTCCATCGCCATTATCTTATGACACGTAAGTCCTGGCCAATCACCTGTTCCCCACCGGATCGCCACATCTGCGGAGTCTCGGTTGAAATCGGCAAGGATAGAGGTTGTGACAGGTCGAACAGCGATATGTGGATGGAGTAGCTGAAACGCACCGATGTGCCTGGACAACCACTGTTGCCCAAAGGTCGCTGTCGAATGGATAGTCAGCGTCTCCGCCGCTGCCTGTCGGACACTGACCATGGCCTGTTGAAGTAACTCGAATGCCTCGGAAACTTTCGGGGCCAAGCGTTCGCCTGCCTCGGTCAGTGAGATCGCTCGCGGCTGACGCACAAACAACAGTTCACCGACATTCTCCTCAAGCAGTTTGATCTGATAGCTGACGGCTGTTTGCGTCATACCCAGTTCAACACCCGCTTTCGTGAAACTGTTCATCCGCGCCACGGCATCGAAGACGCGCAGGGCATTCAACGGGAATTGCTTAGACAGCTTCATGCATAAGTTCTCTTGATGCCCTGTTCCAATCGTTCGATTGGAATTCGAGCATTTCCAGCGCCAGAGTGCAAACGACTAAAGCTTGCATAGAGGGGTATTATGGAGAGCTGTCGTTTCAAGCGAGCGCTATTGATCAGGGCGATTGAGGGTTGGAAGTCATGCCGCGAAGCCGTATTCGAGCGATGGCGCCGGTTTGGGAGCTGGAGACCGCGCGACCTTGACACGATGCCCAATTACATGAAACGGGACTTAGGATTTCTCGAAGGACGTGATCCCCGTCACGATGACGACTTACGGCGATAAACAGCAGTGGAGCTGTTCCGGTTCTATCATGATTGGAAGGCGCACATCCGCTAGGTGCAGAAGGTCGATTTTAGTCGATGTGGCCGGTGAATGTCTCCTACTGGCGATCCGCCCATGACCGCTGTCGGCCCAGAGCGGACATGTTGAAACCAGCCCTACTGCCTAATATAGAATTTCATGCTTCTTTTGAGGGATACGGTTCTATGACGATCAGTTCGAAACTCACTCGACTTCGTGATATCGGCTGGAGCCTGTGGGACCCCATTGGTTTACTCCAGCCAGGTCAAACTTGGAGAGACGCCGAATGCCAACCGTTCTCTGACGAGTATGATCACTACCTATTTAAAACGGCGGACCTTCTGCGACAGGGGTTCTCTGACGCAGAGGTCATCGAATATCTAGTCGATATTGAGACAAATCATATGGCGTTTGGCGCTGAAATGGCGGACACCAGACAAAGATTACGTTTGGTCGTTAACGCGATCCGCGCCGACGACACGCTCCGGGGCTAAACGTCTCCTCTCGGCCCGAAGTGGACCTCTGATCACTGCACAAATGCCTTCTTTATTCGGATAAATAAAGACTTCCGAGAAGGTATGATAATTTCTCCTGCATTTGTTGACCGCCAGGTCTATTCCCGAAAGATGCATATGCACAATATCGCAGCCGCGCTCGCAATCGCCATCTCCTACCTGGATCGACGTCCTTCGACCGCTAGTGAGGATGATGATATTGAGACTGTGGAAGCCATAGCCGCAGAGCTTCGGCAAGCATCACCCAACGAGAGGGATGAGTTGATGGCGGCTCTGGTTCATATCGGCAGAGCCGACCTGATTGACGGCTTGGGCTTCATGTCCTGAATCGACCCGAACCGGACATCACCACCCTCGGTCGGGGCGTGGGGGATCAGAACGCCTAAGGAACCGCATTTTTCACTAGAACTTGCGTATATTCACTTCGCCGCTTAGAGATTAATAACTACAAACAGGCGCGGACTTTGAGCAGATGATCCTGAATATTCTCGTGTTTGTGTTTATCGTAGGCCTGCTTGT from Rhizobium rhododendri harbors:
- a CDS encoding Fic family protein yields the protein MTFRPFPRIFQERLVPARATLVGWSALITEFSVKAPLKTPTAISDVTLRDTKREMDGWKIYDARYAPANTLAGHLTFALRYEGVDLLILKRLLTAAPKREIEELVLSEPTGAMARRVWFFYEWLTDEKLNVPDAGRGNYVDAIDPAAYFTSLPANSTRHRVRNNLLGNREFCPMVRRTPTLDNAVGSHWDVQTKDLIGGVSTGVVARAASFMLLADTQASYQIEGERPPRNRLERWMRAVSQAGKYPLSVDELERLQTIVIEEDRFIKQGLRDEDGFIGVRDRENNPLPEFVPARHEDVKALIEGIIDAGQRMAESGVDAVVQATIVAFGFVAVHPFVDGNGRLHRYLIHHVLAERGFTPAGLIFPVSTVLLDREADYAAHLRNFTGPLLPYIEWVPTAQQNVSVLNDTADLYRYGDYTSLSEFLYACVIRTIEEDLPKEIAYLASYDEAKQRIQDLLEMPDSMIGSLITFVSQNNGQLSKKRRNREFVKLTDKEVANIEQIIADAFEPEDHESTQNH
- a CDS encoding TetR/AcrR family transcriptional regulator C-terminal domain-containing protein, which codes for MLEVLGRLTLDLDTIAIYKLVVTEADRFPEVADAFYKRAILGTSKVVEGWLQSRCRTGEIAIADISLAGGAP
- a CDS encoding helix-turn-helix domain-containing protein: MLAKYGGKRSKMDELIDEGTFNPNSEKVRDPKFRGSEFFDPHDAVQVKYEMLRRVSVDNVSVTDASDEYGVSRPTYYQAKSNFDATGIAGLVPAKPGPRGPHKVDDEVLAFLQAKLVPGEPVHARDLAKLVRTEFDIALHPRTIERVLKKTIR
- a CDS encoding DUF5372 family protein; translated protein: MPRQVKVALPASCTLSQNAATTSADQQLVLVTHQFHPLFGRQLRCVGKRSNLQGDRLLLQTDDGAIWPRPPQWTDLVSIDPEVVVSNGRALLLVSNLMDLATMVEHLCGRLATRPRAECKDNYAAHVKGIMPLGDLK
- a CDS encoding glucose 1-dehydrogenase yields the protein MSKLTGKVALVTGASKGIGAAIAKAFAAEGAQVVVNYASSREGADAVVNAIAAAGGKAIAVQGDVTKADQAKGLVDAAIEAFGRLDVLVNNSGVYEFGAIEDITEAHYRRMFDVNVLGVLLTTQAAVKHIGEGGSIINISSAVTSLAPPTSAVYSGTKGAVDVITSVLANELGPRKIRVNAILPGIVETEGTHTAGFVGSDFEVTAVAQTPLGRTGQPDDIADVAVFLASNDARWLTGERLTASGGFR
- a CDS encoding ArsR/SmtB family transcription factor, which codes for MRPLVHPAIDDIRPEAILYALSDPERAAIFAQIAGVGSSGTCTALACLGERVIPKSSLSQHFKVLREAGLIRSERRGIEMSNHSRCQEVDGRFPGLILAILRAYGQQPALAAGPDT
- a CDS encoding NUDIX hydrolase, translating into MEDVWTTLASKTLVKDRWIDLRADQCRTPSGQEISPYYVLTYSDWINVVAITSDEHVLLTKQYRHAAGRVFWEIPGGGIDANDPDPCAAAGRELEEETGYRAGKIELIATFFPNPASHTNRLHTFLATEVEPVGTQLLDAGEDGLTVHRMPVGELIKKLHHGFLEQALHTSSVLTALLVSGRIGEIAP